In the genome of Arachis stenosperma cultivar V10309 chromosome 6, arast.V10309.gnm1.PFL2, whole genome shotgun sequence, the window atcaaaatatatacaaaagataTGCAAAATAAGGTAACTAAGAAAGTATCCAAAATGTTCACCGGttccctccccacacttaagatcaagcatcgtcctcgatgctaaaccggaggatcagtggaAGGTACAACGGTAGGCTCTGGCTCTGGCTGTGGGTGTGGTACCGGCTCCTCATGAGTCTGAGCTGTCTTTGTAGTGTCTGGGGCATCCGGAGGAGCATCCTGCTGAGTCGGTGCctccgcatcctcctcctgatgatcctgctcatcggaggccggagaATCGGGGAGCGGAGGTAACTTAGCACCCAGGGAAATAAGTgcctggtccatccgatctAATCGGCGTCTGACATGGCGTCTCTCACGCTCTAGGAATCGGAATAGACGCTGGACCAGTAAGTAGGTAGGCTCAGGTGCTGCTGGTGGAACTGTAGATGACGAGGGGGCTGCGGTAGTAGAGGAGGATGGGGCTGCTGTAGGGGCTGATGGTGAAGGTGTCCCCACTACAGCTCTAGCCCTAGAACGACGTCTAGCAGGGGGcctctcgtgcacccaaccaccccaaggAATGGTAATCTCTCTGTCATCTGCATCAGGGGGTGGTGGTCGCACATCATCATCTAACCATGGGACCTCAGCTAGggccgccatactcgtgaccaaggtaggaaatggaagtaggccacgaatatgcgcccgccaTATGCACTGTCGGATAAGCCTAGGAAAAGAGACATCCTTCCCCTCCATCACACACCCGATCAGCAGAAGCATCTCCATGGGAATCTCAGAGAAGTGAGTGGTAGGCAGGACGTAGTGGGCgaagatcatctgccaagtcctgGCCTCTCTAGTCAAGTGAGCGAATAACATCCCCTTAGGCTTGGTGTTCGTCGCATCCATGACCCAACTAGCATCAGGTAACCCAATCACGCGCCTAAGCGCCTCATAATCAAAGGTCATGGTATGGATGGCTATCTCtgcctgctgatgggcacaTATGTCATCAGGAACGTGCCGACACTATAACGCCTCCGCTATAGCAGTCTCAGTAATCATAATCTCTTTACCCCTCACCTGAACCGAATCCAAGGTGGGACAgaagaagttgcagtagaattccttcacccaagataTATTGATATCCCCCAAATCTCGGTCAACAAAGTCTATGCCCAACTCAAGGATCCGACCAGTAATCGACCGTCTCACATCATTGGGTAGGAGCAATTTCTTCTCAATGTTCAGCTTTGTTGTTCGATATTTGGAAAATCGAAATTCACAGTAAAGATTGGGGAATTTGGCTGGATCGGTAGAAGGTAACtgctgattttctttttcttcatcatttaacggattcttagcataatgcTTGTAAATGGAGGGAATAGAAGGTGTAgagagttttcttttcttggaggcagtggctatggctttgcctttatccgacatcctgaaaaatatgatagaatATACAAAACACTTAGCATGTAACAAAGAAGGCATGTTCAGGATACAGTCGGCTAATAAACAATCATGATGTTGCAAAGAATATGCAAAAGTGAACAAGTAAACATAAGTGAACAAATGAACCAAGAATGTAATCCTCATTAAAGGCAACAACTCTTATTCAAAAAGGCAATAATATCAGCATAGTGTAAAAGAATTGTTAAAGAAGGTTAAAGATGAGTGGAAGGTAAATGGTTAAAAAAATTAGTGAGTTAGAAAGGTGGATTAGTGATATGATGATATTTAGGcccaattaaaaaaagaaagttGTGATTCATGTTCACAATGATTTATGCAAATCCGGGAAGTCAAACGGAAACAGAATTTTGCCCAAATTTGAAACAAAGACTAAAATGGAACaaattttcttgaaaattgggcagcattctggCTTAAAATTAGACGTTCCCGGGTAGCAAAATGGCATAAACAACATGATTACAATATCAATTAATCACAGCAGCAAAAATATAGCATCCAGGCAACACAGATGACACACAGACCAACTTAAAACTAGCATGCATCAGTTAAGCAGACAATCAGAGAATAAACACAAACGGAGCatttatcaggcctagaatcctctatccagccctagctacctaaccgcaattatttctaactaatcctaacatACAGAAACTATATTCTACTTAACTAACATAGAACTAACAGAAGTTAACAGTATGAAAAATTTAGACGGAACAGAGTTGGAACCTGGGAGCAGAGAAGAAAGAGAGGTGCAGGCTGAAAGTAGGCAGGGAGGATCGCCGCCGCGGAAGGTGGCGAGCACGGCGGAGCAGCGACAGGCGGCGACGGGAGAGACTGAGGGATGGGAAGCTAGCAGTGGTGATAGAAGGGAAGTGATGGGAGAGTGTGAAGTGGAGAAAGAGGGCGTCGCCGGTGGTGATGATGGAACGGCGGCGGGGCAGAGGCAGACGGTGGTGGGGGTTTGGCCGAGAGGAGGAGGAGGGAGTGAgtggatgagagagagagagaacgaAGTGagtggaggagagagagagagagtcgATGGGAACAATGGCGGTGGTTGCCGGCGGAGCAGCTGCGCGGCGGTTGTGGCAGAAGGGAAGAAAAAGACGAAAATGGAGGTTGGGAGGGGGAAAGGGAGAAGGTGCGCGACTGCGCAGTCTGCGTCGCGCATTAGGGTTATCCTATTTTTGAATCAGCGCGCGCGCACACCGTGCGCGTCCGTGTACGTTGAGAAAACTTGGGAcacacgcgtgcgcgtacaacGCGCTTGAGCGCGGATGAGCAAAATAGGCAAGGACGCGTGCTCGTATAGTGTgcgcacgcgtgcatggagttgggccaggggcttagagttggcccaagtcaggcctaactctctggaaaatggcctGGAGGTTGCGCTACCAGACCTGCGagcacgcggcatgtacgcgtccgcgtgcATTGAGGGAAATGGAGATTCATGCGTGAGCGTGCAGTGCGCTCTAGCGTGGGTTGGCAGATTAGgcaagggcgcgtgcgcgtacagtgcgcgcacgtgtacatgagattgggcctGAGGCCTAGGGTGGGCTTgaggcacgcccaactctcggTTCAGAAGCCTAGAGTGGTGGCAGCACGCAAGGACGCGCGCGCGGCAGGTGCGCGTGCACGTATGGTGATGAGTTGCTAGGAGGCGCACTAGCGCAACGTGTGCGCTCGCGTCTTGTTCCACTTTTGACATATGGGCGCGCATGCGgcaagtgcgcgtgcgcgcagaTCGAGTTGGGCCAGGGGCCTATAGTTGGCCCAGAGCCGGCTCAACTTTCTGGGGTTTGGCTCAAAAACTTGTAGCAGCAAATCGGCGCGGACGAGgcaggtgcgcgtccgcgtacatgTCATTGTTCTCATGATCGAcgcgcacgcacgtagtgcgcgtccgcgtgggtcatgTTGGGCTTAGGGCATAATGTTTGCccaagagaggcccaactctcgggagGGTGTATGGTGGTGGATCCTctcatggacgcgtgcgcgtattATGTGCGCGCGTGTccaccccctttttttttcagaaaaattGTGCTGGGTGCTCCCCATACTGTTCACAACTCTTtattcaatcaaccatcatacaattcacaaaaatgcaatttgatattattcatctactactaaacacaacatacatgtgactaagctaacaattaagttgtacaaacaaatttatGTGAAACATTTACTTACAATGGTAACTCGAATCACTTATTGAGCAAATTtaaagagagtggaaagagtttaccatggtggggtgtctcccacctagcacttttagtttaagtccttaagttggacattttgagatgcttgttgtcatggtggtttatgtttgtactcatccttgaatctccaaggatccttgcttctcaattggttgataGAATTTCCAACCGTCTTcatcaagcttgggcaaagttctacccaagatatgagtccccatagttggtcttcacatagcgaaccgggatcccatatcttatccTCACACCCGTCTTCAATTTGATCTTCATACTTTTTCTTTCCGGGTGGTTGACATATGGAATTCTCTTTAGCATACCAAGCCTTCCTTCGATACCCTTGCAAAGTGGCATTCCTCCAATCATCGCTCCTATACCTTAAAGCTTTTACCTTGATGAGCCCAACTCCgactttccaaccactacacaactcattcttactttcaattccacaaagagttctaagttgaccatcattttcaatcaaaccatattcaagtgagaattTAAAGCTTAGAGATAGAGATTTTACCTACttaaatgttgtattggatggtaacttgggacgggaggcttccccacacttagacaatgcaaggtccactTCCTTGTTCTCTGCTTTGTgtatttccacctcttcacaagcttcctcaatttcaacctcatcccctttgttacgtggcttggtgttgtcttcaagaacttcatcttgtctaatgagaggtgattcaattttggatagaaatttattgatgaatgagttcatctcttgatcaacctcttcatactcttcaatttcaatatacaccatgccaactttttcgttttccttgggaggttgtgcacactcttttataatttcaactccatgtccaatgggagaggattccattgtagagagaaattcattcATGATTgcatccatctcttgataagcctcttccaagtctccaacgatgatatgctttggaggttgcgcaccctcttcaacatcaatatcaagcttcttggaagagtgctccatgatgctacattcccatggactttcaacatctcctaaatcttcaaccacttcttccctttcttcaatgatcataggctcctccaattgttccaacacaaaattcgactcctccttctccaccggattttccactttctccttcatgctttgttctttttttgacttttcacatggGGTCACGGAGgcaccttgagtgttcaagcattggtaggctagggtagacactaccttggtcaagttggtcacaaactcaagtgtatcccgcttcatggtctcttgtccttgaagtaacaaagtgagagaatcgtctattggggcttgtggtgggtaggaaggttcatcattttggagagagggttcataataggaaagtggttcttcttggtaaggttgtggagattgtgtgtattgaggtagttcttgggagtaatcttgatagggttgtggtggttctaagggttcttgctcataatggtcataagagtatggtatgggggtttggtcatatgatggatatggattataggaaggtgcttggtatggaagggcttgtgagaatggttgaggttcatgttgaggatatggttcataggcatatggtggtggtgcTTGGAAGTCACAAGgcgattcaccatagccattggattgatatgcatcatagaatggctcttcttcataatgcattggtggaggttgttgccatgaagattgatcatatgcatatggctccttccacctttgattgtcccatccttgatacacatcctCATTGTAGCTCTtacttcctacaacatagttagaaccaaactcatagccaaagtgagaattcatggtggaaagacaaaataaaactaacaaaatctagtaaacaagcaaaagacaagctatttacaatattcacatatgtacaataaccaataacacaacaccattgcaaatctccggcaacggctccattttgatgattggatttttgacggtttagaatttcactaatgaaatctcgttgtaaagtatagtttctaaaccaaacaataatcctttcatacaaaaagttgtttgtcactagtacaaacccctaaaatttataaaccgaagtattcaaacctcgggtcgttctccctaggatttacaataaagtgtcttgttattggttgtgagttattttgggatTTTGGATAAGAAGCTTGAAAaataaatggtaatgaaaataaactaacaactataaaactcttggcaagatatgagaactagaaatcctatcctagttatccttctcaattgtgatgcgaattgttcattgctcccacttagttagcctctaaccatggaggaaagtcaagtagatgaatcaatttgattcctcaagccctaatcaactcctaaaggaaagactagctttagaggcattcaaatcaattagcaacttctaattatcaaccaacaaaagaattagataactcaagagtcactaatcactctacctaggccaagaggaacaaaacctacactatatctagaagagacattttatcaaacacatagagtgcaatacaagtaaaccttattaaatgcaagaattaaaggaatctataactacaaaaacaagagatcaacaatagaaaagcaaagaagaacaattattatgaattacctcttattgaattgaaagaaattgGAAGCAACagtagtagatctacaacaaagtataagaacaacataaaggaaattacaactaaagaatagaagaagaatgaatgtaactacaaagaattgaaaagatagaagtagaagaagatgaaagcaaagattaaaatctagatctaagattatcgaactaaacctaatcctaattctagagagaagtgagagcttctctctctagaaactaactctaaactaatcctcaTGAGTGTGAATGATCCCCCCCATGACTATTGATGACTttcccttaatccttcatccttttattcctttcccttagcaattggcgccaaaaatgggttcagaaaccctctcaaatcgccaggcacgtgttgcattagtgaggtcatgtgccgtcatcgacgcgtgcgcgcacggtacgcgtgcgcgtccctggcctgtttcgcaatgtgcgcgcgagcgccttgtgcgcgtgtgCGTGCATGAcctagatcaattctttggctttttgtgcttctctccacttgcatgctttcttccttgcttcctttgatccatgcctagcctatttcaacctgagattactagcaaacacatcaaggcatcttatggaatcaaagaagaactagaattcatcaaaataaggtttaaaaagcatgtttttacacttaggcacaaatatgggagaaataacaaaaccatgctaattcataggctaaatgtgacaaaaggttatcaaaacactctaaattaaatacaaaataaaccgtcaaattggg includes:
- the LOC130934663 gene encoding proline-rich receptor-like protein kinase PERK9 → MAALAEVPWLDDDVRPPPPDADDREITIPWGGWVHERPPARRRSRARAVVGTPSPSAPTAAPSSSTTAAPSSSTVPPAAPEPTYLLVQRLFRFLERERRHVRRRLDRMDQALISLGAKLPPLPDSPASDEQDHQEEDAEAPTQQDAPPDAPDTTKTAQTHEEPVPHPQPEPEPTVVPSTDPPV